The genomic DNA CGACGAGGTCAGCAGTTCTTTCAGGCGTTTACGCCCGGCCTCGGCCTGCGCTTTGTTGCCCAGTTGAATGGCCTGTACCTGCGGCACCCAGTCGTGCTCGATGCGCAGCATCGCCAGACGGATGCGGGCGCGTGACAGCGGGTCCACCGGCATCAGCGGCGGATGCGGATAGCGCTCGTCCAGATACTCGCTGACCACCGAGGCGGCGTACAGCACCAGCTCGCGCTCCACCAGCGTGGGCACCGAGTGGTACGGATTGAGGTCGATCAGATCTTCGGGCGGATTCTGCGGATCCACTGCCACGAAGTCATAGGTGACGCCCTTGG from Stenotrophomonas sp. 169 includes the following:
- a CDS encoding glutathione S-transferase N-terminal domain-containing protein, with amino-acid sequence MAASVRMRNTLTLFSSNDDVLCHRVRLVLAAKGVTYDFVAVDPQNPPEDLIDLNPYHSVPTLVERELVLYAASVVSEYLDERYPHPPLMPVDPLSRARIRLAMLRIEHDWVPQVQAIQLGNKAQAEAGRKRLKELLTSSVPLFKASKFFLNQEMSLADCAIAPIIWRLQALDIPLPKDGKAIEDYGNRIFRHPGFIRSLTDQEKKLRDLPS